One part of the Mya arenaria isolate MELC-2E11 chromosome 3, ASM2691426v1 genome encodes these proteins:
- the LOC128226401 gene encoding serine/threonine-protein kinase pim-2-like: MSSLFTRISKGHFLGKGGNGKVFEAHSKNGDKQLVVKQGRWWSQHCETPPEIANTCLMQQMGVRGINHMVDCEIYHDKTKNGASNYSVVFERMPMDLFTYVEKFDIPEPVVKDIMWQIILILCEMDSKCQLMHMDMKPENVLIDPDTIEVRLCDLEFCVPTDDECISLKSYEVSTPAYRAPERQFKVCFPRKSTVWSLGIMAYEMLHDDVPWESYVIEKGAALKFGTNVSEQYINFVLACLEPIPSERPEVSALLQHQWLCD, encoded by the coding sequence ATGTCGTCTCTGTTTACTCGTATAAGTAAAGGTCATTTTCTGGGAAAGGGTGGAAATGGAAAGGTGTTTGAGGCACATAGCAAGAACGGTGACAAGCAGCTTGTCGTAAAACAAGGTCGGTGGTGGAGTCAACATTGCGAAACCCCGCCAGAGATAGCTAACACTTGCCTTATGCAACAGATGGGCGTACGAGGTATCAACCACATGGTCGATTGTGAGATTTACCATGACAAGACCAAAAATGGAGCGAGCAATTACAGCGTGGTATTTGAAAGAATGCCAATGGACCTATTTACCTATGTGGAAAAGTTTGATATCCCTGAGCCTGTGGTGAAAGACATTATGTGGCAAATCATTTTGATTCTTTGTGAAATGGATAGCAAGTGCCAATTGATGCACATGGACATGAAACCAGAGAATGTGTTGATCGATCCAGACACCATAGAAGTTCGCCTATGTGATTTAGAGTTTTGCGTACCAACTGATGACGAGTGCATATCTTTGAAATCATATGAAGTTTCCACACCTGCCTATCGTGCTCCTGAGAGACAGTTCAAGGTATGCTTCCCTCGTAAGTCTACAGTCTGGTCACTGGGTATAATGGCCTATGAGATGTTACACGATGATGTTCCGTGGGAATCGTACGTCATTGAAAAAGGAGCTGCGCTTAAGTTTGGGACCAATGTTTCGGAACAGTATATCAACTTTGTTTTGGCATGCCTAGAGCCCATCCCCAGTGAAAGACCTGAAGTCTCAGCTCTACTACAACATCAATGGTTGTGTGACTGA
- the LOC128226402 gene encoding baculoviral IAP repeat-containing protein 7-like gives MASKVTPTSLGIFTTKPKFPNYAIPTKRLESFTESSTPWPDASHIDVNELVSAGLVYSGVGDAVRCYHCGGGLKHWEIGDDPMYEHARWFPTCPHIVICKGKDYVEKARLGEQPSISKQKEKVNQSDEQESSISRQETAMEAAAEFGYHMDWIRIAARIYSEREGPNSQFQASDLMSILMEMEDDPSMAINYTAGSGSCCVTEQSQDSPSNGLETDLEALQEENQNLKDKQNCKICLECFADVIFLPCGHIVTCPQCAHANSQCPICRKDILGLVKCQFADFSEKDDDGVYKTSNH, from the coding sequence ATGGCAAGTAAGGTAACACCTACATCACTGGGCATCTTCACCACGAAGCCAAAATTTCCAAACTATGCAATACCAACAAAACGATTGGAATCCTTCACAGAATCATCAACGCCGTGGCCAGATGCTAGTCACATTGACGTGAACGAGTTAGTATCTGCTGGCCTAGTATACTCAGGTGTGGGTGATGCTGTCCGTTGTTACCATTGCGGCGGGGGACTAAAACATTGGGAGATCGGTGATGATCCGATGTATGAACATGCGAGATGGTTTCCAACGTGTCCGCATATCGTTATTTGTAAGGGAAAAGATTACGTTGAAAAAGCAAGGCTGGGTGAACAGCCATCCATATCAAAACAAAAGGAAAAGGTAAACCAATCCGATGAACAGGAATCATCAATTTCACGCCAAGAAACAGCCATGGAAGCAGCGGCCGAGTTTGGTTACCACATGGATTGGATACGCATAGCTGCTAGAATATACAGTGAAAGAGAAGGTCCGAATTCGCAGTTTCAAGCGAGCGATCTTATGTCAATTCTGATGGAGATGGAAGACGATCCAAGTATGGCGATAAACTATACTGCTGGTTCTGGTTCTTGCTGTGTAACTGAACAATCCCAAGATAGTCCATCAAATGGGCTAGAAACTGATCTAGAAGCATTGCAAGAAGAAAATCAAAACCTGAAGGATAagcaaaattgcaaaatttgtcTTGAATGTTTTGCCGATGTGATCTTCCTTCCTTGTGGGCATATTGTAACTTGTCCACAGTGTGCTCACGCCAACAGTCAATGCCCTATTTGTCGCAAAGATATATTGGGCTTAGTCAAATGTCAATTTGCTGATTTTTCTGAGAAGGATGACGATGGTGTATATAAGACATCAAATCATTAA